A single region of the Nocardioides aquaticus genome encodes:
- a CDS encoding complex I subunit 4 family protein — translation MNVLSVLVFLPLVAAAVLLVPRISAAGARGVFVVVTAAELALAGLVWARYQTPAAGELAAEEQTRWIPGVGSSYHVGVDGLSLPLVLMTTLVFLACAVHAVREQRRPRLQAALFLFLEAVCLGLFVSADLILFFVFFDLSIVGMYFSISGWGHENAARSAVKFFLYTFLGSLALLVGFVGLYVASDPHTFDMVELTAHPPLQGHGVAGGLVLAAVLLGLAVKTPTFPFHTWLPPAHSDAPAIGSAVLAGVMLKMGTYGFVRIAMPMLPDAWRAWAWVVIAVGIVSVLWGALVGFAQTDLKRMIAYTSVNHMGYVVLAVGAAGVLADGADQARQVAVTGAVTQMVSHGLLTAALFLLAGSMFERTETYDLDGYGGLAGTAPRYATLFTVAAFGSLGLPALSGFIAEFQIFAGSIATVPVTAVAVLGILITAALFLRALQRVFTGPTAGLSVGFTDVTPREWVPVALLLAVSVFIGVLPRTLLDVIEPGAAVLADLVGR, via the coding sequence GTGAATGTGCTTTCCGTCCTGGTCTTCCTCCCACTCGTCGCCGCTGCCGTGCTGCTGGTCCCACGGATCAGCGCCGCCGGCGCACGCGGCGTGTTCGTTGTCGTCACCGCAGCCGAGCTGGCGCTCGCTGGCCTGGTGTGGGCGAGGTACCAGACCCCGGCGGCGGGGGAGTTGGCGGCCGAGGAGCAGACCCGGTGGATCCCGGGCGTGGGGTCGAGCTACCACGTTGGCGTCGACGGCCTGTCGTTGCCGCTGGTGCTGATGACCACGCTCGTGTTCCTGGCCTGCGCGGTCCACGCGGTCCGCGAGCAGAGGCGACCTCGGTTGCAGGCTGCCCTGTTCCTGTTCCTCGAGGCTGTCTGCTTGGGCCTGTTCGTCTCCGCGGACCTGATCCTGTTCTTCGTCTTCTTCGACCTCTCGATCGTGGGCATGTACTTCTCGATCAGCGGGTGGGGCCACGAGAACGCCGCCCGGTCTGCGGTGAAGTTTTTCCTCTACACCTTCCTCGGCTCGCTGGCCCTGCTGGTAGGCTTCGTCGGCCTGTACGTCGCCTCTGACCCGCATACGTTCGACATGGTCGAGCTCACCGCCCACCCGCCCCTCCAGGGGCACGGTGTCGCGGGCGGACTGGTGCTGGCGGCGGTGCTGCTCGGTCTCGCGGTGAAGACGCCGACCTTCCCGTTCCACACTTGGCTTCCCCCCGCGCACAGCGACGCGCCGGCGATCGGGTCCGCGGTCCTGGCGGGCGTGATGCTGAAGATGGGCACCTACGGCTTCGTCCGGATCGCGATGCCGATGCTGCCGGACGCGTGGCGCGCTTGGGCCTGGGTCGTGATCGCGGTCGGCATCGTCTCGGTGCTGTGGGGAGCGCTGGTGGGCTTCGCGCAGACCGACCTGAAACGCATGATCGCCTACACCTCGGTCAACCACATGGGCTACGTCGTGCTGGCCGTCGGTGCCGCCGGGGTACTGGCCGACGGCGCGGACCAGGCACGTCAAGTGGCGGTGACCGGTGCGGTGACCCAGATGGTCAGTCACGGGCTGCTCACCGCGGCCTTGTTCCTGCTCGCGGGCAGCATGTTCGAACGGACCGAGACCTACGACTTGGACGGCTACGGAGGGTTGGCCGGAACCGCCCCGCGCTACGCCACGCTCTTCACCGTTGCGGCGTTCGGGTCGCTGGGGCTCCCTGCGCTGTCCGGGTTCATTGCCGAGTTCCAGATCTTCGCCGGCAGCATCGCCACCGTGCCCGTCACCGCGGTGGCCGTGCTCGGTATCCTCATCACTGCAGCCCTGTTCCTGCGGGCCCTGCAGCGGGTGTTCACCGGCCCGACTGCGGGCCTGTCGGTGGGGTTCACCGACGTCACCCCACGGGAGTGGGTGCCTGTCGCGCTGCTCCTGGCTGTGTCGGTGTTCATCGGGGTGCTGCCGCGGACCCTGCTCGACGTCATCGAGCCCGGTGCCGCCGTGCTCGCAGACCTCGTGGGGCGGTGA
- a CDS encoding NADH-quinone oxidoreductase subunit N, translating into MGADLVAVLPEALLFLGGMVTLVGGSFTPRARQRRMGIVAAAATVAGLVASLVAWEGDTRAVFSGTFTVDTSTGATRVIVTVSLLLILLIASGEVRDHPRESETYSLLLFGGAGALLLAGSTDLAVLVVAFLLSSIPLYGLVGIIARPESPEAALKTYLCGALFGILLMLGAVLLYGLAGRAGYSSLAAELTDAPSAAVAAGGVLVLMGLLFKAGGVPGHFWVPDATQGASVSAAAFLTTIPKIGAIVAITRLVAVLPGDLRWATVLGVLAVASMTIGNLAALAQDDVRRLLGWSTVSQVGYLLAAAAVTRISDQGQPALLFFLAGYALTNLAAFAVAAAAPDRRSLEDWAGFASTRPGLSAALVVALLGLVGTPPTAVFIGKLTTMGATWGAGLAWLAVAIALNSVVSLFYYLRWLRAALRPAAQLEEGSSTGGRGAPTAALVAAFATVAMGLTAGPVWLILA; encoded by the coding sequence ATGGGGGCTGACCTGGTGGCGGTGCTGCCCGAGGCGTTGTTGTTCCTGGGAGGGATGGTCACGCTCGTCGGCGGGTCGTTCACCCCTCGGGCCCGGCAGCGGCGGATGGGCATCGTGGCGGCTGCCGCCACCGTGGCTGGTCTCGTGGCGAGCCTCGTAGCGTGGGAAGGTGATACCCGGGCTGTCTTCTCCGGCACCTTCACCGTCGACACCTCGACCGGGGCGACCCGGGTCATCGTGACCGTCTCGCTGCTGCTGATCCTGTTGATCGCTTCGGGGGAGGTGCGCGACCATCCGCGGGAGAGCGAGACCTACAGCCTGCTGCTCTTCGGCGGTGCCGGCGCCCTTTTGCTCGCCGGCAGCACCGACCTCGCCGTGCTGGTCGTGGCGTTCCTGCTCTCGAGCATCCCGCTCTACGGGCTCGTCGGGATCATCGCCCGGCCGGAGTCGCCGGAGGCGGCGTTGAAGACGTACCTCTGCGGAGCGCTCTTCGGCATCCTGCTGATGCTGGGCGCCGTCCTGCTCTACGGACTCGCAGGCCGGGCCGGATACTCGTCGTTGGCCGCCGAGCTAACCGACGCCCCGAGCGCGGCCGTCGCGGCCGGCGGGGTCTTGGTGTTGATGGGGCTGCTCTTCAAGGCCGGCGGCGTCCCCGGCCACTTCTGGGTCCCTGACGCCACCCAGGGCGCATCGGTGAGCGCCGCTGCCTTCCTCACCACCATTCCCAAGATCGGGGCGATCGTCGCGATCACCCGCCTCGTAGCGGTGCTGCCGGGGGATCTGCGGTGGGCCACGGTCCTGGGGGTCCTCGCGGTGGCCAGCATGACCATCGGCAACCTCGCGGCGCTCGCCCAGGACGACGTACGCCGGCTCCTGGGCTGGTCCACCGTCAGCCAGGTCGGCTACCTCCTCGCCGCCGCGGCCGTGACCCGGATCAGCGACCAGGGCCAGCCCGCACTGCTGTTCTTCCTGGCCGGCTACGCCCTAACCAACCTGGCCGCCTTCGCGGTCGCCGCCGCAGCGCCCGACCGCCGCTCGCTTGAGGACTGGGCGGGCTTCGCCTCCACACGCCCCGGCCTCAGTGCCGCCCTCGTGGTCGCGCTGCTCGGCCTGGTCGGAACACCTCCGACCGCGGTCTTCATCGGCAAGCTCACCACCATGGGGGCGACCTGGGGCGCCGGCCTCGCCTGGCTCGCGGTCGCGATCGCCCTCAACAGCGTGGTCAGCCTCTTCTACTACCTGCGTTGGCTCCGGGCAGCCCTACGTCCCGCCGCACAGCTCGAAGAGGGCAGCAGCACTGGCGGGCGAGGCGCTCCCACGGCTGCGCTCGTCGCGGCGTTCGCCACCGTCGCGATGGGGCTGACGGCCGGGCCGGTCTGGCTTATCCTCGCCTGA
- a CDS encoding ABC transporter permease subunit — protein sequence MTATAAPTDSADATGRAGAAPARRAIRPIPTTRLVTIELRKMFDTRSGFWMLVSIGVLAVVATGAVLVFAPDREITYGSFAAAIGFPMSVILPVVAILGVTGEWSQRSGLTTFTLVPSRGRVIGAKAVATIVVGIVSMAVALAVGAGGNLLGSTITGLDTVWDVSLGAAAQILLGNLVGMAIGFTLGVVLRSSAAAIVGYFVVSLVMPGILALLAQVRPWFADLQSWIDWNDTQVALFENDVDTAREWAMLASTTGIWIALPLVVGLLLLRRSEVV from the coding sequence ATGACCGCCACGGCCGCCCCCACAGACTCCGCGGACGCCACCGGCCGCGCAGGAGCTGCGCCGGCCCGACGGGCCATCCGTCCCATCCCGACCACCCGGCTCGTCACGATCGAGCTCCGCAAGATGTTCGACACCCGGTCGGGCTTCTGGATGCTCGTCAGCATCGGCGTCCTGGCGGTCGTCGCGACCGGGGCGGTCCTCGTCTTCGCCCCGGACCGCGAGATCACCTACGGGAGCTTCGCCGCGGCGATCGGCTTCCCGATGTCGGTCATCCTGCCCGTGGTCGCGATCCTGGGCGTCACCGGTGAGTGGAGCCAGCGCAGCGGGCTCACGACGTTCACGCTCGTGCCGAGCCGGGGCCGCGTCATCGGGGCCAAGGCGGTCGCGACCATCGTGGTCGGGATCGTCTCGATGGCAGTCGCCCTCGCCGTCGGCGCCGGAGGCAACCTGCTCGGGTCCACCATCACGGGCCTCGACACGGTCTGGGACGTCTCCCTGGGGGCCGCGGCGCAGATCCTCCTGGGGAACCTGGTCGGCATGGCCATCGGCTTCACGCTCGGTGTCGTGCTGCGCAGCTCGGCGGCAGCGATCGTGGGCTACTTCGTCGTCTCCCTGGTCATGCCGGGCATCCTCGCCCTCCTCGCCCAGGTGCGCCCGTGGTTCGCCGACCTGCAGTCGTGGATCGACTGGAACGACACGCAGGTCGCCCTGTTCGAGAACGACGTGGACACGGCGAGGGAGTGGGCGATGCTGGCCTCGACCACGGGGATCTGGATCGCGCTCCCGCTCGTGGTCGGGCTGCTCCTGCTTCGCCGCTCCGAGGTCGTGTAG
- a CDS encoding ABC transporter ATP-binding protein: MITVESLTRRYAGLTAVDDISFTALPGRVTGFLGPNGAGKSTTLRAVVGLTVPTSGTATINGERFADLPNPGLEVGVLLDASAQHAGRTGREILTIAADTMGLPRRRVDEMLERVSLTPDEARRRVRHYSLGMRQRLGIGTALLGEPRVLVLDEPANGLDPAGIRWMRDLLTGFAAEGGTVLLSSHLLHEIEVVADDLVVIGNGAIVASGSKEELLAAAGTIVRSTSARDLAHALEQAGIPCTLAGDGSVRTDVDPARVGSVALAAGIALTELRSAEGAGLEDMFLSLTADTQREGAAA; the protein is encoded by the coding sequence ATGATCACTGTCGAGTCACTGACCCGGAGGTACGCCGGCCTCACCGCCGTCGACGACATCTCCTTCACCGCCCTGCCCGGTCGCGTCACCGGCTTCCTCGGCCCGAACGGCGCCGGCAAGTCCACCACGTTGCGCGCGGTGGTCGGCCTGACCGTCCCGACGTCCGGCACCGCGACCATCAACGGAGAACGGTTCGCCGACCTCCCCAACCCTGGCCTCGAGGTGGGCGTGCTCCTGGACGCCTCCGCCCAGCACGCCGGTCGCACCGGACGCGAGATCCTCACGATCGCCGCCGACACCATGGGGCTGCCCCGCCGCCGCGTCGACGAGATGCTCGAGCGGGTCAGCCTGACGCCGGACGAGGCCCGGCGCCGCGTGCGCCACTACTCCCTCGGCATGCGTCAGCGACTGGGCATCGGCACCGCGCTGCTCGGGGAACCGCGGGTGCTGGTCCTCGACGAGCCGGCCAACGGGCTCGACCCGGCCGGCATCCGGTGGATGCGCGACCTGCTGACGGGCTTCGCCGCCGAGGGCGGAACCGTCCTGCTGTCCTCGCACCTGCTGCACGAGATCGAGGTCGTCGCCGACGACCTGGTCGTCATCGGGAACGGCGCGATCGTCGCGTCCGGCAGCAAGGAGGAGCTGCTGGCCGCGGCGGGGACGATCGTCCGGTCGACGTCGGCGCGCGACCTCGCGCACGCCCTCGAGCAGGCCGGGATCCCCTGCACGCTCGCCGGGGACGGCTCGGTGCGTACCGACGTTGACCCTGCACGGGTCGGGTCCGTGGCCCTGGCGGCGGGCATCGCCCTCACCGAGCTCCGGTCCGCCGAGGGCGCCGGGCTCGAGGACATGTTCCTGTCGCTCACCGCCGACACCCAGCGCGAAGGAGCGGCAGCATGA
- a CDS encoding sensor histidine kinase: protein MVTNALRSLWAEPRAADVPGRLPRDAVLLGAVVLTALLEGVLRDDVAWRPVATAVTVGLAPVLLWRRTRPLACVVVAFGTTTVLGLASLLGGVPSVGLDTMVYLLVLVHALVRWGSGREIVIGLAVVLVAAATSTVADDTGAAEVLGGFALLVAVAAGGAAFRYRAESWRRAADQIRSQERVGLARELHDMVAHHVSAIAVQAQAGRATAGQRPEAALEALSVIEGEASRTLTEMRAMVRVLRDAEPAEYAPQPGVADVVSLARRGPVPVVDVELPDDLPVLPLQVDAAVYRLAQEALTNALRHARGATRVEIRVVEGGGRLRLRVTDDGQVDPARPASPGFGLLGMTERVQLLGGTLRAGPVPEGGWAVDAELPTEVRR, encoded by the coding sequence GTGGTCACCAACGCCCTGCGCTCGCTGTGGGCCGAGCCCCGCGCAGCCGACGTCCCCGGACGGCTGCCGCGCGACGCGGTGCTGCTCGGAGCGGTGGTCCTGACGGCGCTGCTCGAGGGAGTCCTCCGCGACGACGTCGCCTGGCGGCCGGTCGCGACGGCCGTGACGGTCGGGCTCGCGCCGGTGCTGCTGTGGCGGCGTACCCGGCCGTTGGCCTGCGTCGTGGTGGCCTTCGGCACCACGACGGTGCTGGGGCTGGCGAGCCTGCTGGGCGGGGTCCCGAGCGTGGGCCTGGACACGATGGTCTACCTCCTGGTGCTCGTCCACGCGCTGGTCCGCTGGGGCTCGGGGCGCGAGATCGTGATCGGGCTGGCGGTGGTGCTGGTCGCCGCGGCCACCAGCACGGTCGCCGACGACACGGGGGCGGCCGAGGTCCTCGGGGGGTTCGCGCTCCTGGTCGCGGTGGCGGCGGGCGGAGCGGCGTTCCGCTACCGCGCCGAGAGCTGGCGACGGGCGGCGGACCAGATCCGCAGCCAGGAGCGGGTCGGCCTCGCGCGCGAGCTGCACGACATGGTGGCCCACCACGTCTCGGCGATCGCGGTGCAGGCGCAGGCCGGCCGGGCGACCGCGGGGCAGCGACCCGAGGCGGCGCTCGAGGCGCTGTCGGTCATCGAGGGGGAGGCGTCGCGGACGCTGACGGAGATGCGGGCGATGGTCCGGGTGCTGCGCGACGCCGAGCCCGCGGAGTACGCCCCCCAGCCAGGCGTCGCCGACGTGGTGTCCCTCGCCCGTCGTGGCCCGGTCCCGGTCGTCGACGTCGAGCTGCCCGACGACCTGCCCGTGCTTCCCCTGCAGGTCGACGCGGCGGTCTACCGGCTGGCGCAGGAGGCGCTGACCAACGCCCTGCGGCACGCCCGCGGCGCCACGCGCGTGGAGATCCGGGTCGTCGAGGGCGGAGGAAGGCTGCGGCTGCGGGTGACCGACGACGGACAGGTCGACCCGGCACGCCCGGCGAGCCCCGGTTTCGGCCTGCTGGGGATGACCGAGCGCGTGCAGCTGCTCGGCGGCACGCTCCGTGCCGGGCCGGTGCCCGAGGGCGGGTGGGCGGTCGACGCCGAGCTGCCGACCGAGGTGCGCCGATGA
- a CDS encoding response regulator gives MTVRVLVADDQDLVRTGLSMILDAQPGIEVVGQAADGHAAVELARRLGPDVCLVDIRMPGLDGIEVTELLAGRDVPDPMAVVVITTFDLDEYVHGALRAGARGFLLKDAGPKLLVQAVHAAAVGDALIAPNITRRLLSTLAARQPSRRPAPPYEPLTAREEEVLALVARGRTNAEIAADLFIGLTTAKTHVASLLTKIGARNRVEIAMWAYDTGRVGD, from the coding sequence ATGACGGTGCGCGTGCTCGTGGCCGACGACCAGGACCTGGTGCGTACCGGCCTGTCCATGATCCTCGACGCCCAGCCCGGGATCGAGGTCGTCGGTCAGGCCGCCGACGGCCACGCCGCGGTCGAGCTGGCCCGTCGGCTCGGACCCGACGTGTGCCTGGTCGACATCCGGATGCCCGGGCTCGACGGCATCGAGGTGACCGAGCTCCTCGCCGGCCGGGACGTCCCGGACCCGATGGCGGTGGTGGTGATCACGACCTTCGACCTCGACGAGTACGTCCACGGCGCGCTCCGGGCCGGCGCCCGAGGCTTCCTGCTGAAGGACGCCGGGCCCAAGCTGCTCGTCCAGGCCGTGCACGCGGCCGCCGTCGGCGATGCGCTCATCGCACCGAACATCACCCGGCGGCTGCTGTCCACCTTGGCCGCCAGGCAGCCGTCGAGACGACCTGCCCCACCGTACGAGCCGCTCACGGCCCGTGAGGAGGAGGTGCTGGCGCTGGTGGCCCGCGGCCGTACGAACGCCGAGATCGCCGCCGACCTCTTCATCGGCCTGACGACCGCCAAGACCCACGTCGCGAGCCTGCTGACCAAGATCGGCGCCCGCAACAGGGTCGAGATCGCGATGTGGGCCTACGACACCGGTCGGGTGGGGGACTGA
- a CDS encoding TerC family protein, translating into MDVPLWAWAAVLAVIVVMLGIDLFAHRTAHVVGVKEAATWSAVWVSLGLAFGGVVWWAYGAQAGGEYYAGYLIEKSLAVDNVFVFALIFTYFAVPREYQHRVLFYGVLGALVFRAIFIAGGAVLIENFAWILYVFGAFLVYTGWKMFTHRNEEMDLAENPVLRWARRRIPSTDEYHGQKFWVKRAGTWVATPLFFVLVMVETTDIIFAVDSIPAIFAVTQEPFLVFTSNAFAILGLRAMYFLLADLIDRFVYLKAGLSAILVFVGVKMLLLDVYKVPIWLSLSVITACLTVAVVASLRATRDQAAPPVVDPGTSSDDDTTRTAR; encoded by the coding sequence ATGGATGTTCCACTCTGGGCCTGGGCCGCCGTCCTGGCCGTCATCGTGGTGATGCTGGGCATCGACCTGTTCGCGCACCGCACCGCGCACGTCGTCGGCGTGAAGGAGGCCGCCACGTGGTCCGCGGTCTGGGTCAGCCTCGGGCTCGCCTTCGGTGGCGTGGTCTGGTGGGCCTACGGCGCGCAGGCCGGCGGCGAGTACTACGCGGGCTACCTGATCGAGAAGTCGTTGGCGGTCGACAACGTCTTCGTGTTCGCGCTGATCTTCACCTACTTCGCCGTGCCGCGGGAGTACCAGCACCGGGTGCTCTTCTACGGAGTCCTGGGAGCGCTGGTGTTCCGGGCGATCTTCATCGCCGGCGGTGCGGTGCTGATCGAGAACTTCGCCTGGATCCTGTACGTGTTCGGCGCCTTCCTCGTCTACACGGGCTGGAAGATGTTCACCCACCGCAACGAGGAGATGGACCTGGCCGAGAACCCGGTGCTGCGGTGGGCCAGGAGGCGGATCCCCTCCACCGACGAGTACCACGGTCAGAAGTTCTGGGTGAAGAGGGCCGGCACGTGGGTCGCCACGCCCCTGTTCTTCGTCCTGGTCATGGTCGAGACCACCGACATCATCTTCGCCGTCGACTCCATCCCGGCGATCTTCGCCGTCACCCAGGAGCCGTTCCTGGTCTTCACCAGCAACGCCTTCGCGATCCTCGGGCTCCGGGCCATGTACTTCCTGCTGGCCGACCTCATCGACCGCTTCGTCTACCTGAAGGCCGGCCTCTCCGCGATCCTGGTCTTCGTCGGCGTGAAGATGCTGCTCCTCGACGTCTACAAGGTGCCGATCTGGCTCTCGCTCAGCGTGATCACCGCCTGCCTCACCGTCGCGGTCGTGGCCAGCCTGCGGGCGACGCGCGACCAGGCGGCGCCGCCGGTCGTCGATCCCGGCACGTCCTCCGACGACGACACCACGAGGACGGCGCGATGA